The stretch of DNA CTGCTCGGGGTGAAGGCCCGCTTCGCGGCGATCTGCGGCCGCGACACCTTCCCGTATTTCAAGCCCGATCCGCGCCATCTCACCGAGACGATCGCCCGGGCCGGCGGCGATCCGGCCCGGGCCGTGATGGTGGGCGATTCGCGCACCGACGTCGCCACCGCCAAGGCCGCCGGCATCCCGGTGGTGGCGGTGCCGTTCGGCTATACCGACGTGCCGGTGGAGGAACTGGAGCCGGACGTGGTGATCCAGCATTTCGAGGAGCTGTACGAGGCGGTGCTGCGGCTGGATCCGGGCGTGGCCTGAAATTGACGCCACGGACCCGACACCCTCAGGGTCATCCCGGGGCCGCGCAGCGGAGCCCGGGATCCAGAGCCGCGGATAGCCCAGAATCGAGCGGAATGCTCTCCGCCTCGTTCTGAACGACCTGAGTGTCTGGATCCCGGGTTCCGCTACGCGGCCCCGGATGACGCGGAGGATGGCAGATGCGCGGGGAGAGCCAATCAGGCTCAAATCCCATGTGTTTTTGAAGGGGAAAGTGGTGGGCGCGACAGGGATTGAACCTGTGACCCTTCGCGTGTGAAGCGAATGCTCTCCCGCTGAGCTACGCGCCCGATGGTCGGTCCCGTGCGGGGATGATGCGGCGAGAGCCGTATCGCGGACCGAACCTGTCTCGACGGCGGGATCGCGTGGCGACGGGACGCCGGGATCGAGCCGTCAAACTTTCAAAAGGGTGGTGGGCGCGACAGGGATTGAACCTGTGACCCTTCGCGTGTGAAGCGAATGCTCTCCCGCTGAGCTACGCGCCCTGTGAGCCGGCTTCTAGGCGGGGCGACGCGGCGCGTCAAGGCGCTTCGTCGCCCCTGACGGACCGTTACTCCGCCGGCACCGCCGCGGCGAGGTCGGTGGGCACGAAGCGGCCGTCCTCGCGGCGGGTCATGTCGATCCGCCGGTCGTGGAAGGCGGTCAGCGTCGAGCGGTGGCCGATCGACACGAGGGTGGTGTCCGGAAGTTCCTGGCGCAGCATGCGGTAGAGCGCGGCCTCGGTCGGCTCGTCGAGGGCGGCGGTGGCCTCGTCGAGGAAGAGCCAGTCGGGCTTGGCGAGGAGCGCCCGGGCGACGGCGAGGCGCTGCTGCTCGCCGAGCGACAGGGCCTGCGCCCAGGGCGCCTCCTCGTCGAGGCGATCCGCCAGGTGCGGCAGCCGCGCCGCCGCGAGGGCTGCCCGGATCGCCGCGTCGTCGTGGCGCCCGGCGGGCTCCGGATAGGTGGCGGCGGCGCGCAAGGTCCCCATCGGCAGGTAGGGCCGCTGCGGCAGCAGCATCAGGCGCGCGCCCTCCGGGGTCGTGACCGAGCCCTCGCCGAAGGGCCAGATGCCCGCGATGGCACGAAACAGCGTCGACTTGCCCGAGCCCGAGGGACCGGTGAGCAGCGTCGTCTCGCCCGGACGGAAGGAGAGGGCCGGCGCCTCGGCGATGCGGCGCCCGTCCGGCAGGTCGAGGGCGAGGCCCTTGAGGTGGAGGCCCGCCCCGCTCGCCGGCGCTACCGCCAGCGCGCTGCCCGCCGCCATCGCGTCGGCCCGGTTCATCGCCGCGTCGAAGGTGGTGAGCCGGTCGACCTGCGCCTTGTAGTCGGCCAAAGTCACGTAGAACGTGATGAAGAACGACATCGCGCCCTCGACCCGCGCGAACGCGCCGGCGGTCTGCGTCATCACCCCGAGGGGGATCTGGCCGGCGAAGTAGTAGGGGGCGACCAGGACGTAGGGGATCACCGCGTTGACCTGCTGGTAGCTGGCCGTGAAGGCGGCGAGCTTCTTGCGGCGGTCGACGATGGCGTAGAAGTTCCGGATCAGCGCCCCGAAGCGCTCACCGAGCGAGACCTTCTCGGCCCGGGCGCCGTCGAGGAGCGCCACCTGCTCGCCATATTCGCGCAGGCGGGCGAGCGAGAAGCGGAAATCCGCCTCGCGGCGCTGCTGCTCGAAGTTGAGCCCGGCGAGCTTCCGGCCGATGCGGTGGGTGATCCAGGTGACGAGGCCCGAGTAGATCAGCGCACCCCAGACCAGGAAGCCCGGCACGTGCCAGCTCGTCCCCGGCACCGTGAAGGCGGAGGAGATGTTCCACAGGATCACCGAGAACGAGATCAGGTTCGAGACGGTCGAGATGACGTTGATGGCCAGCGACTGCGTCGTCTGGGTGAACTGGTCGATGTCGTCGGCGATGCGCTGGTCGGGGTTGTCGGCCTGGGCGCTCGCAAAGCCCATGCGATAATGCGTGTCGTTGCCGAGCCAGCGGTCGACGTAGTGCCGGGTCATCCAGGCGCGCCAGCGGATGCGCAGGAACGACTGGATCACGTACTGGATGATCGCGCTCGCCACGTAGACCGCGGCCCAGAGGCAGAACACCGAGAACAGCAGCGACCAGAACGCCGCCGCGTCCTTGTTCTGGATGGCGTTGAACCAGTCGCGGTTGAAGTACGAGATCCGCACGTTGATCGCCACCTGGGCGAACTCGATGCCGATCACCACGGCCGCCATGATGAGCGCGACCCAGCGTTCCTGCATCTGCACCGCCGGCAGCGGCCACAGCCGCACCGTCGTGACCTCGCGGGTCGTGTAAAAGGGATAGGCCAGGCGCCAGATCTGCAGGAGGGCCTGCTTCAAGCCGTGCATCGCGGTCTCCGGGCCGCCCGGCGGGCGGGCCTCAAGCGGGCCCGCCTCTCGAGGCGGCGGGCCGGTGATTCGGTGGCGGTCGAGCGCGCCGGGCGTCGTTCGACTCTCGCGGGGTTCCCGGTCGCCGTGGTCGCGGCGGGAGTCTCGCGAGGGGCATCGCCCGCGTCCGTCCGACCCGCCATGGGTCAGCCCCGTGGCAGGACCATGGCGCCGTTGCCGTGGCAAGTTAAACCCCGTTCACGCGTCGCGCCCCGTCCCCGGCGGCAAGGCGTGACGGCTCGCAGGCTCGCCAAGACGTGAACGCGCGGGGCTCGGCGCCCCGCCGCCGCCGCAATCCGCCCCGATGGTCCGTCCGTGTTCCCGCGTGACCCGCCACCGGAGCCGCCCGCGCCCGCGGGGCGACGGTGACCGGCTCCGACGTGTCCGGTCCCGGGTGTCCAGTCTCGGGTCTTCGAT from Methylobacterium aquaticum encodes:
- a CDS encoding ABC transporter ATP-binding protein/permease, giving the protein MHGLKQALLQIWRLAYPFYTTREVTTVRLWPLPAVQMQERWVALIMAAVVIGIEFAQVAINVRISYFNRDWFNAIQNKDAAAFWSLLFSVFCLWAAVYVASAIIQYVIQSFLRIRWRAWMTRHYVDRWLGNDTHYRMGFASAQADNPDQRIADDIDQFTQTTQSLAINVISTVSNLISFSVILWNISSAFTVPGTSWHVPGFLVWGALIYSGLVTWITHRIGRKLAGLNFEQQRREADFRFSLARLREYGEQVALLDGARAEKVSLGERFGALIRNFYAIVDRRKKLAAFTASYQQVNAVIPYVLVAPYYFAGQIPLGVMTQTAGAFARVEGAMSFFITFYVTLADYKAQVDRLTTFDAAMNRADAMAAGSALAVAPASGAGLHLKGLALDLPDGRRIAEAPALSFRPGETTLLTGPSGSGKSTLFRAIAGIWPFGEGSVTTPEGARLMLLPQRPYLPMGTLRAAATYPEPAGRHDDAAIRAALAAARLPHLADRLDEEAPWAQALSLGEQQRLAVARALLAKPDWLFLDEATAALDEPTEAALYRMLRQELPDTTLVSIGHRSTLTAFHDRRIDMTRREDGRFVPTDLAAAVPAE